The Hymenobacter sp. 5317J-9 genome has a window encoding:
- a CDS encoding DNA topoisomerase IB encodes MSTATAANPKTRKKTLLPQDEAHIVYKDPARQAEMAGLRYATDQGKGISRKPTRAGHFAYYDAKGEKITDEKTLTRINGFVIPPAWTDVWISPSANTHLQVTGHDNLGRKQYRYHAAWDAMRSLTKFSRLRTFGEKLGPLREQLRKDLKRPDLDREKVVALVLTLMDQSFIRVGNKEYAKKNGKTKPSYGLSTLQDKHVAIDGADVRFNFVGKKGVAHDVTLHDARLARLVRKCKEIPGQHLFQYYSADGQRHALESGDVNEYLQRHTGLALSAKDFRTWGGTVKMVECLEAVLREEPELAPEKVIKKAVKEVATGLGNTPTVCSKYYIHPQVVELFKSGQLIEYLRKHDADPMAGDLFSPTERLVLKMLDQA; translated from the coding sequence ATGTCCACCGCCACTGCTGCCAATCCCAAAACCCGTAAAAAAACCCTGCTGCCGCAAGACGAGGCGCACATTGTGTACAAAGACCCCGCCCGGCAGGCCGAGATGGCCGGTTTGCGCTATGCCACCGACCAAGGCAAGGGCATCAGCCGCAAGCCGACGCGGGCCGGGCATTTCGCTTACTACGATGCCAAGGGCGAGAAAATAACCGACGAAAAAACGCTAACCCGCATCAATGGCTTCGTAATTCCACCGGCCTGGACCGACGTGTGGATATCACCCTCGGCCAACACCCACCTGCAGGTGACGGGCCACGACAACCTGGGCCGCAAGCAGTACCGCTACCACGCGGCCTGGGACGCCATGCGCAGCCTCACCAAGTTTTCGCGCCTGCGCACCTTCGGCGAAAAGTTGGGCCCGCTGCGCGAGCAGCTCCGCAAAGACCTGAAGCGTCCCGACCTCGACCGCGAGAAAGTGGTGGCCCTCGTGCTCACGCTCATGGACCAGTCGTTTATCCGCGTCGGCAATAAGGAATACGCCAAGAAAAACGGCAAAACCAAGCCCAGCTACGGCCTGAGCACGTTGCAGGACAAGCACGTGGCCATCGACGGCGCCGACGTGCGGTTCAACTTTGTGGGCAAAAAGGGAGTGGCGCACGACGTGACCCTGCACGACGCCCGCCTGGCCCGCCTGGTGCGCAAGTGCAAGGAGATTCCCGGCCAGCACCTGTTTCAGTACTATTCGGCCGATGGGCAGCGGCACGCGCTGGAATCGGGCGACGTGAACGAGTACCTGCAACGCCACACCGGGCTGGCGCTTTCCGCCAAGGACTTCCGCACCTGGGGCGGCACCGTGAAAATGGTGGAATGCCTCGAAGCCGTGCTGCGCGAAGAACCCGAACTGGCCCCCGAAAAGGTGATAAAAAAGGCCGTGAAGGAAGTGGCCACCGGCCTCGGCAATACGCCCACGGTGTGCTCCAAATACTACATTCACCCGCAGGTGGTGGAGCTGTTCAAGTCGGGCCAGCTCATTGAATACCTGCGCAAGCACGACGCCGACCCCATGGCCGGCGACCTGTTCTCGCCCACCGAGCGGCTGGTGCTGAAAATGCTGGACCAGGCCTAA